The Melopsittacus undulatus isolate bMelUnd1 chromosome 9, bMelUnd1.mat.Z, whole genome shotgun sequence genomic interval TATTTAAATTTTCTCCCACTTCCACTCAGTTTGTATTATTTGGTATTCTCCTATCAGACTTCTTAAATACCATGCAAAATCAGAGATGGCTTCTCATATTGATTCCTGATCCTTTTGAAAGGAGTGAGCTTAATCCATTACAGCCCTACTTTCTGTCTAAGCTTTTTCATGGagataataaaaacatatgcaCCAAGAGCCTGGGGGTAAATTCCATGCATCGCTCTTTAGCCTTCACCTGTCTAGTTTTACATAGCCATGCACTTGagtttactttcttttcccatgTTCAGCCTTGTACACAAAGGTAGTAAGATTGTGGTGTGTAGCAATCTCTTTCTCAACAATACCAGAAGCCTTGTTCGCTCTGCTTCTTGGAAAAGACCAAGTTATtggaacaaaacattaaaattgaTAGCTTTCTGATTGAAGTTCATCATGAACCTGGTGAGCACTTTCTGGCCCTTGTTGGAGACTGTACTAAGAGACCGGAGGGAAGGAAGCTCGCTTGCTCACCGTGGCTCATGAAGGGTGGCCAGTTCTGGACAGAAGTTTTTGGTTGGCTTCTTGGTTTGGAGCATGGTTTCAAAGTACCTTCTCATCAAGTAGTTTGTTGATGCCATCACAGATCTTTTTGAGGTATGGCCGACAATCCCCATCAAGACTGTACAGGGCAGTTAGAAACTCCACATCCGCAAAGTGGTTGAAGACGTGGTTGATGCGCCCATGGGATCTTGGTGTCAGGTGTCGATCTACCAGTTCATGCACAAGGTCTTTACATTCATTCAGAAGTTCTGCAAGAACATTTCTGTCAAAAGTGTACTCTACCTCATAGAAACTGACAATTGTCATTGCAGTTTGGTTCAGCTTCTTTCTGAACTTGTCTACGATTTCCAGCTCTTCATGGTTGAACTGATTATTTCGATACAGGATCCCAATTTTTATTGCCACTTTAATCAGGTCTTTCATAATTTTATgggcttcctttttgtttctcgTATGTTCCTTTGTTACTTTGTACAGCTCATCAAAGATTTCACTGCTTGTGTCATCGATGAGCATGTTAGCCATGGTTTTGGTTGCCATTTTACTCAGGATCTTTTTCTGGGCTTGCAGTGCGAGATTCTTGGAACTGAAATAATCAGGACCTGTTTCAGAAtaggagagaagaggagaaaggtTAATTTTATTTGGTGAATAATTTTCACAAGCACTTAAGAAATTAGTATCCATGTGCTTAACTGAAATGTTATGTGTAACACTGATCATTACATATAACAGGAACACTTCCAGCACTATTTCCAGGTATCCTTAGGGTCTCAGACATCCATGTTTCAGGTTTTGCTGTCACTGAGGTTTTTTGCTTACAAATTAAGAACAGAACATTCTGGCAGGGGATATCTTGTGCTGATTCTTTGCTAGGCTTTTAATTTTGAAGTTCAATATTAAAGCCTTCTTGGCAGAGAGATCCCTTGAGATGTTGAGGTCAAAATAATACATAAGCTATCAGAGACAAGCAAAACGAGATAGtgacaaataaatacatgacCCTGAAAGAGTTATACTTTCGTCATTGGGAGGCACTGTTGTTCCACTGTTAGACTAAGCGGCATCTCAGCTAAGGGTTAACAAGACAGATTCAATTCATCAGCGTGGATTTGgcacatggtttagtgatggactttgcagtgctgggttaatggttggatttgataATCTTAtaggtcttttctaacctcaccgattctatgatttattttgctttaatccCTAGTAGTGACGCCTTTCTTGATTGTTACAGGTTTGCAAAGCTACAGGATGTGATTTTTGTGGCACATTGGTACTTCAGTGCATGCAGTCCCACCACATGAAAGCACTCAAGCTATTTGCTGTACATTTATCAAATAAATatcttagatttttttaatcttttaccCATCTGTGCAAGCTTCACCCAGCACCTGAGTGAGCATGTGGCTACCCCTGCTGGACTCTATCCAATGAGCTTCTAGAGTTATTGCTAGAGGTTAATTTGACCTTCCTATGGTTTTCACATTAATGTTGGTTTTTAACTCACCCTGTATGGAGAAAGTAAACTAAACAGAAAGCTTTTGTATGAAATAATCACCCAGTTTAATACTAGGATACTGAAGTCTCTGTTGGATCAAAGGGCATTTTGTCGCTGCAGCCAAATGCTGGTGGGCATGTACTTGGGCTTACAGCTGATGAGGTGGGTGCTGAGTGCCAGCAGAGAGCCCTCTTTGGTACCAGATACCTTCCTTGCCTTTCCCTCGCACCTCCTCTCAGTGTTTGCTCATGCAGAGGTGATGCCTGTCTTTACCTGCCAGCTGCAGACTTCACTCTGCTCACTGGGAGACCAGAACCTTGGCTGGTGCAAGAGGAATGGAGGTAACCAATGGAGGTAATCACCAACAGGTTATGGATAACAGTGACAATCACAGTTTCCAGTGCTGATTTGATTTTGGAGCCTGGGTGGGTTGAAGCTGGTTGGGTGAGCTCTGGGGCCCCTTTCCAGCCTCCAGCATGGAGACGCTGTCACCTCACTGCATAGCTGTCATCTGTCACATCTGTCCATGGCTGAGTCTGCTGTGCAGCCTCATTCATGCTGCCATggattcaccctctccttcctccccatgcTCCCTACATCCTCTCATGAGGAAAAAGGGGCGCTGAGTGGCCTGCAGTCACTTTGAATAAGTAACCCTCTGAATTTCAAGTCTTCTGTTTAAATCCTGTTTTTCAAGTTAGCTGGAATATTAAAATTGTCACCTTTCTTTGTGTGCTACAGCTCTACTACTGTGCAGCATGAAAGAGTAACATTTAATTGCAAATGAACCACCacctggaaaaaataattcagtgtgCTTAAAAGAATTGTCTGTCATTTGGAGAGAAAattgtggggctgagctgccgactggaggaaatggaaaaaaatacaatctaGAAATGATAAAACCAGGATGAAAGCATTCTTTCACTTAGCAGTACGTGGGTATATAAATAGTATCAGTGATGAATAATTATGTGCATTTGATACAGTAAAATGGAAGATTAATATCAGTGTCTGTTCCTGTAGTGTTTGCTATTAATCAAGTGGATGCAGTTGTTCAGTATCTGTTTTGATCAAAACCTGCAAACAACTGCAGTTAGAATACTGAGTTTTCTAATGCTCATGACACGTGTGTGTCACTGTCACCAGGTCACAGACCTGATGGCTCCTGCTGTGCCCAGCTCCCCTGCAGGGAGACCTCTGCTGAGCCATGGCAATTCTGCAGCTGGAGCCAAAGCAGCGGTCATGGAGCACAGAAAGCAGTGGCTGGCAAAGCACTGCATCCCCTCGTGCATCTCTGGTGTGCCAGGACATCTGTGTGGGAGCCAGGACCAGCACAACCACCAGCACGttctcacacacacaggcaTGCAGCTGCCCTATGTGCTTTCTGAGAGACATTTGATGCTATATGAACACATCGAGGCTTCTAGTAAACTTAGCAGAAGTGAGGTTTGGCCACAAATAAGTAGTTCTGAGGTTATGTTCCTGTATTCAAAGTCTTGGCCATCATCCATGAAACTGAACAGAGCATGATCTTGAAAGGTGGGTTTCTTCCCCCAAGGGTTTGGTACCTTAAATGACCGTAACACAGCTCCCAGTGAAAGGTGCACAAGCTACGAAATGGGCAGCACAACTAGAAAGCATCAGGCGGAGTTTAACTGAATGTTGGGGCTGGAGCATTTTTCCATGGCAGATCCCAAGAGTGGTATCTGGTATTTAACAGCATGAGGCTGAGCTCCTTCTCACCTCTCtagaagtgaaataaaaaactgTTATTTCATTGGCTCTGCTAAACTTTTTTCTAGAAGCTGTATTCCCTGTTCCTCTATCCTTCCCTTTACCATATAGCCTGAATGCTATATCCATCCCCTCCTCTCATATTTCTTGCTCTCCTCTGCTCAAATCAGGTCCACAGTTTCCTGGCTCCTATCCTTCCTGTGGCCCCCTTCACCACCCTGTGCTCTTGTCTCTCCAGCCTGTCTCACCACGGTGGCTCTACACCTCAGCTGTGCCAGCCATGGGTGCTCAGAGCCCTCAGAAACCAGACAGATCCAATTACTTTGTGCACTCCTTTCCCCTGCCTCCTCCCATGATCTGTGATCGCTGGTAATCAGTTTCCCCACCATGACTGCCATGCACTTCTCCCAGACGACTGTCCCAAGTGGACAAGGTGCCAGTGGAGAAGGGCAGTGCTTGGTGGGGGCACAGCACCTGTAGCATAGGATGGTGCTGTGTGTTAATCCAGAAGCTGCAGCCCGCTGCCACAGTGCCTCCGCCACATCAAGAAACCACCGAGAGCTCAGGGAGGAGGAGCACTGGTGCATCCCAGCTGCATGAGCAAGCGGCCAACCTGGACTCTGGGATCAGCGCTCTGCAGAGCCTCAGCCCCCGGTCTCCAGCTGCCTGAGTGCCTGCTGGTGGGGTCAGGCAATGTGCATGCAGTGAGGAGGAGGTAGACAGCAGTCACCAGCCCCCTTTTGCAGCCCAGACAATGGCGTGGGGGCTGTTTGCAaagggctgtgctcagctttGCTTATATTCAGGGCATGCACAGCTTTACAGCAGGGTGTGCTGGAAGGCATGAGAGAGGGTGTTTGGATCCCTGCCTCCAAAATCACGTTGTGTGCAGACACCAAGGTGACGCTTTGCCTTTCCAAGATCACAAGTAGTTAGCCACATGATTAAATCCAGGCTTTCATGGGGACTGCAGGTTTACTGTGGCAGTCTTTTCTTACTGCAGCACATTGCTCattacacaaaaaaacaacatcTTTGCCTCCTACATACAGCAATTctattttctgcttgctttcatACAGCAAAACAACTCAGCAACAACATTATAGATGCCATTAGCTTTCAGGAACATTACACCAAAGCTAAAAATGAGAAACCAGCCTCTGAGTGTACTGCTTTGCTGGGTAATGATTAGCTTCCATTATAGGAAATCTGACATCAGTTTTTACTGAAGTAAGGACCAGTTCTGCCTTCAGATCTGTTTGTTCCTCTCTCTCTGTCAGCCAGGGAGTTGTGTATGATAAAAGCTAACAAAAAAGGCCCTCATGATGGGATTGGTCCCACAGCAATCTTCCATCCTCCAGAAAGTGCAGTTCTTCAAACCTGTGTTTCCACAGCTGTAGTGCCTGAAGAGGGAATGGCACAGACCCAGCTTCATGAGGGACCAAAGGGAGAGGCTCCCTGTGCTTCGGCAGTCCTGTGGTCAGGATGCTACACTGCTCCCTGCCAGTTACAGCCCTGCTTCTGGCACATGGTGCTGGGTATGACAAAGATGTCTCTCATCCACTAAACTTAATAACAGGATTGCTTAATAACAGAGTTGCCTAATAACAGAAGTGTGGAAAAAGTTTGGCAACTCTAGAGGATGGATGCagaagttttgtattttaaaagtttttgagACAAAAATGCAAGAGCATCTGTAATATTCTTGAAACATTTTGGTTCCAGATGGCTGTACCCAGTACAAAATGATTAAAACTAAATGCTCAGCAATACTATTTTCATGTAAATATCCATTCAGCCACTCTGTACAAAACACATGGCAGAACCAGTAAACCAGAACATGCTCTCAGGAGAGAGCCTGGTCGACGTTGTCTGGAAGCAATTACGCAGACACAGAAACAAATCCCTGATATGAATCCATTTCCCTCCCAGTTTGCCACTTCTTAGTCAAAGCCTTGATAAAGTTTTGCAGCCAGGGTATTTTCTCCACTGGCAAAGGGCTGAAATGTGTTGAAGTGAGCTCTGAAGGGAGTGCTGCCTCACAGGTGAAAACGGGGAGAGTAGGAGTTAATCTGAAGTGTCTCTGTGGAGTTTGTCTAGTGCAGTTTTAATTGTATTAGCAGTCTTGCTTGGAGAGGAGGGATGCAAAGCAATCTCTCTGGTTCTGTGGAGTTACATCCGACACTGGGAGCTGTTTCCGCAGTGCCTTCTGCAGCTTGCTCTAATTAATCAATTACCTCAACCACTGACTTCACCTGGTCTAAAGTGAATCACACTTGGAGCTGTGTCTGATCTCCCATGTGCTGTGAGTAcaaccccagctcccagcagctggTGATGGGCTGTTTTCAACTGATTGCCAAGCAGTGTATTGGACAGGGGTTTAGCTTGAGAGGTGAGCTGAGCTGTGGTAAGTTAAAGGACTGAGCTAAAGGCATGAAAATAATGCAGACTGCAGTGGGATTCTGCATCCTGGCAGGAATGGGAGGTGATGGGAATGTGAAAAGGTCCTTGCCTCTGTGCTCCAGTTGTGCTGTAAGTAGGCAAAGGGCTGAATCTTAACAAGTGAGAAAGACACTGGAAAGTGAAGATGATGTAAGGCTGACATACTTCTAATACTCCTGTATCCTCAATTTTCAAATGCAGAACAGCCTCTGCAGCAAAAGACAGGCTTTGAGGAGTCAGCAGTGCTGTTGGAAATGTAGGCACCCCTCCAGCTGCTAGCAGTTGCTCAAGAagcgtaaccagcaggtcaaaggaggtgatcctgcccctctactctgctctcgtgagacctcacttggagtcttgtgtgcagttctggtgtcctcaacataaaaaggacatggaactgttagaacaagtccagaggaggccacgaggatgatcaggggactggagcacctttcatatgaagacaggctgagaaagttggggctgttcagcgtggagaagagaaggctgcatggagacttcatagcagccttccagtatctgaagggggcctacagggatgctggggagggactattcattagggactgtagtgacaggacaaggggtaatgggttgaaacttaaacagcagaggtttagatcggatataaggaagaaattctttcctgttagggtggtgaggtactggaatgggttgcccagggaggtagtgaatgctccatccctggcagtgttcaaggccaggtaggacagagccttgggtgatatggtctagtgtgaggtgtccctgcccatggcaggggggttggaactagatgatcttaaaggtctttctaaccctaactattctatgattctgagacTGTGGGAGATGGACTAAGCCAGGGTACAGGCACACTCCAAGGAGTCTGCCACAGTATGGGGTAGCTGGGTTGTGAACACTGGTGTAGGAATGTGCTGTTTTAGTGATTTGTGTGACCCAGTTTGTATTTTAACCTGGTGCCTACCTGCCCCTGAACCTGGAGAGTCTGGACAGCCAAGGAGAATGAAGGAGGCAGCTGCATGATAAAGCTCTTGCAGAGAGGTAAATGAACAGTAGATATCTGCACGGTTATTCCACTGTTGCTTCTGGTAGTTTAGAAAGCTGGCAGCTTATTTCATTATAACCTGGAGTGATCTGTGATGTCTCTTTATCTTGACATCAATAGTTAAGAAAGCATAAATAACGtttgaagaaaataagagcAAGGAGTTTTATGAAGCTGATACATAAAActataaggaaaagaaaaacctagCGCAGAGTTGGAAATGAGTGTGtagaaaaacaaagagcaaaaagatCTAGTTGTTTCATTTGCAACTTTTGGGCAACATAGAAGTAATGAGCTACAAACCTATGTGTTTCGTTTATCCTTTAAGGATTCCTTACATGCTATAAAACCGACTTGAAAAGTAAACCACAGAACTCAGGATTTCAAAATAGCTCTAaaagcaggcaggaaaaaaaagtgcactAAAAGCACTTATTCCATAGCATTTAGCATGTCAGCCAGGGTGTTAACTCTAAGTGTGTGTGTTGCTCTTGGACAGCTACAGGATCACTGCAGAAGAAACATTCAGTGTTTCCAGTAACTTTAAGCCAAGAAATCCAATAGACCAGATGGAATATATCAGCTTTCTGGGAGGGCCAATGTAAACATCTGTAAGCACCAGGGGCTCGGTGCTCAAACTCTTAACACTTCTATATTGTTACTATGAACATAAAAGGGTTGCTCATCTTCGTAGTGGaacagggaattacagactgATAATTATATGATCCTGGGAGAATGTACTGGTATCCAAATGTCTGAAGGCAAGACTAGCACGTGCTGGAAATGGCAACAATAGGCCTGTACAGGGGGAACATGActgaatggaaaaaggaaaaagaccaTTTTTCCCTTCCGTGCTTTATAAGAGCAGCAATCATGCTGCAAAAAAGCACTGTCTGGGAATCTAGCAACTGGAGATGTGTAGTGATACTCTTATTTCAGCAGCTGGTTTTTATTTAGCATTTACTTTATTAACAGTTCTTGTTGCTACATACTTGAGCGTGCCTTTCAGTACCTGGCAGAGGTGGTGGTAGGCTGGGGAGCCCCTTCTGTAAAGAGAAGAGGCACAATGCAGAACAAGCCTTGAAACTATTGTCGTTGTTCTGGTAAAGCCTCCAGAGATGATACCAAGGGGGAGAGGAGCTCAACTGCAGTCTCCATCAGCTCTGCTGGAGTTGCCAAGAAAGGGTTTGGCTAAGATGCTCTCCTGCTACCCCCAGTAGCTGGCTGGGGATTGAACTACACTGTTGTACTCTTCTACCCTGTCTAAACACAGCAGTTGTCTGGGTGACAGTGCTGTCCTGTGGCTGAAACTGGCCCATGGTGTGGAAACCTTCACAAAAGCTCCCTTGGTGATATGGCACAGCTGACATTATGCCATGTTTTTTTATGGCTGCTATTTGATACTAATACACTTGGTCATATCCTGGAAACTCGCATCCAGCATGTGAGAGAGGAAACCACTCCCTGACAAAAAGGCTCAGTGAGGATCATCTCCATGTGTTGTATCCTGGTACCAGGCAGCAACTGCTTTGCTAACAACCCAGCAATTGGATCTGGCCTGCCAAGTACGAGCTTGGCACATGCAAGAAGGAAAGTTGTCTCTCCGAAAGCAGTTACTTAAGATCCTAATTTTATCCTGATAGCATATATCAGAACCAAACCTAAAtccagctgcagcccagggaaTGGCATATTTGAAGAGTTACTTATCGGTGTTCAGTTTAAGCTTTGCACCTCCCATTTTGTAGCATGCAGGGAGGCTTTTCCAAGGCAGCAAACACATCTGGTTAGCTTCTGGCAGCTGATGGTGAGTGTAAACAATGCAGAGCTTGCTTAAACAACACACGTGGGGGGACACCAAGTATGAAGAAGGCTTTGCTCTTATCTGAAAGTGCCCAGGTGTTACAGAATTAAGTAAGTCTACAAGGAGTGATAGCGAAATACTGTGGTGTTTGGGTTGTTGAAGCTTTCCTATGTAACTAAAACAGGTTTTAAACTGAACACTGTATTTCATAAAGCGGTTCAGTCTCTCAGTGTCAGCTCATTATGTCGATAGAAAGTGCAAGCTCCAATGAGAAGACTGAGCACCCCTACCCCAGAAGCTGCTGGTTTAACTCTGCCCGACACTCCAAGGCAAAGCTTGCACACTGGTGACAAAGGTTTTACAAGGGAGGAATGTGCAACAGGTTGAGACGTAACAGACCAAGGCATTGCCTGAGCTGATCTTTAGGGAATGGGAATGCGGGAGGATTGGTTACTACCCTATTGTATTGACCTATTGATCCTGTTGCTCTATTTTGAGATAGGTATTGGTGATTAcattgtgggtttttctttaaatgctaaTTTTGCTCAAAAAAAGCCTTCTAGAGCAGAGAGGCATGCTGATATATCCAAGATACTACAGTAGGATCTTGGGACAGTGCTTTGGTGGCAGTAGGTGAGGATTTTTTGGCTTTCAAATTGTGACTTCTCCCCCACCCGCTAATATATGCTATGTAGCAAATCCTGGACAGTAACTGTTGAAGAATGTAACTTCAATCTCCGAAACAGTTTGTGTTTAAACTCCTTTGTTTTCTCCACAATTACTGCATTtcttatatttccttttaaagacaCTTCATTTAAGAATAAGGTATCATGGTGACTATGTACCAGAAATACCTAATTAGACAAATAATTATTATCTCTATAGGAAAATTATGCTTCTCTTAATGTCCAGCCATGTAATTTTCACAACAGGACAGTAATGAGTTCTTTGATATGTGCTAAGGAACTGTTTATTGCTTAGATGGGACAAAGTCTCTGGGGAAGCATCAGGCATATAATGAATGATAAACCAATTATCTCGTTAAGTTAAAAAGCCTCACAGGCTTCTTTAAAAGGACTCTGCCATCACATTCTTCCACACAAAAGTAACAATTATCTAGAAAAGAAAGGACTTCTTGCCAAAGTGTTATTTGCTACCATGCCTTTTAGAAGCCATGAGGAACCCTTCAAGTTCTTGCAGCTATTCTGATTTTATCCAGGTGCAATTATTGTAGCAACTTCTCTTTGTAGATAATCTGTAAAACCTGCCTGCAGTTTTACTTTATGATTGGTTTCTAAATCAGTAAATTCTGTTTTGAACAAAgacttgaagaggaaaaaaaccaaaaaacttgCAAGCACTGAATCATAGATAATCCAGCCTGTGTTATCTAAGCATGGGGAATACAGCTATGCATCCTGGAAGCCAGCAGCTAGAATCGTTTAAAGCTGCTGCGGCTTTCTGATTTCAGTACATACCATCTCTCTTGATCCAAAAATGCAGTAATAATTCAGTCTCTCCTCTTGCCCCTCTAAAACAAACGCATCACCACCTGCCTCAGActacacacagagaaaaaacagagcCAGGGCAGGCAGTGTACGACTGTCTGGTAGGTGCTTTCCACTGGCTATATCTGTGCACAGTGATCACCTGCAGAAGCACATCTCCTGGTTCAACCTCTGGCTATGTTTTCCTGCTGTAGATGGGGGATTTGGTGCCCAGGAGCAGCTGTTCCCTTTTTCTGGTGTTTATTTGACCAATATGACAGTTGCAACAGGTCTTGGGGGGACTGAGTCCATGTTAATGAATTGGATTCCTGATCAGTCTGCGCAAGCTTTTCTGTGTTCTTGAATACCCTCTGTGATAGGGTGAGGGAAAGATGAGGGCTGTAGAagcatctgtgcttttgtgGGCTCGATACTTGGCAATTGCCACATTATCACTCCTGGTTAAAAGGAGGTGCAGATTTCCCTGTGCTTCTGTAGCCAAAATGCTTTCTATTCCTTCCACATAAGTCTCTTTAGCATGCAGGAGCCACTTGTTCCCAGTAGGAACATAATAATATGCTGTTAGTAAGGCAAGGCCTGGCAGTATCAGCCCTAAATATTAAACAACCTCTGTGTAGCATGTGTGCTTTAAACAGATAAAGTGCAGCTA includes:
- the TNFAIP8L3 gene encoding tumor necrosis factor alpha-induced protein 8-like protein 3; this encodes MDSDSAELSEGELVSPAGPDYFSSKNLALQAQKKILSKMATKTMANMLIDDTSSEIFDELYKVTKEHTRNKKEAHKIMKDLIKVAIKIGILYRNNQFNHEELEIVDKFRKKLNQTAMTIVSFYEVEYTFDRNVLAELLNECKDLVHELVDRHLTPRSHGRINHVFNHFADVEFLTALYSLDGDCRPYLKKICDGINKLLDEKVL